A single region of the Variovorax paradoxus genome encodes:
- a CDS encoding phosphoribosylanthranilate isomerase codes for MTSPRTRIKICGLTREADVEAAVQAGADAVGFVLYPKSPRAITAARAAELASRLPPFITPVLLFVNEAAPEVVASLARVRGSIAQFHGEETPEQCEEAAGHGRFRYMRAARIPLGAAGAGFDLVKYASDYSHAQAILLDAHVEGYGGGGKAFDWSLLPPAVDAHLVLSGGLTPANVSDGIRILRTRCKTLSVDVSSGVEIDGPGNKGLKDAEKIRQFVAAVRAADASSFSS; via the coding sequence ATGACGTCGCCCCGCACCCGCATCAAGATCTGCGGCCTCACCCGTGAGGCCGATGTGGAGGCCGCTGTGCAAGCCGGCGCCGACGCGGTCGGTTTCGTGCTCTATCCCAAGAGCCCCCGCGCCATAACAGCGGCTCGCGCCGCGGAACTGGCTTCGCGCCTCCCCCCTTTCATCACGCCGGTGCTGCTGTTCGTCAACGAGGCTGCTCCTGAAGTCGTAGCATCCCTCGCACGCGTGAGAGGATCGATCGCCCAATTTCATGGCGAGGAAACGCCGGAACAATGCGAAGAAGCCGCCGGCCACGGCCGCTTTCGCTACATGCGCGCCGCGCGTATTCCGCTGGGGGCTGCCGGAGCGGGCTTCGACCTCGTAAAATACGCTTCCGATTACTCCCACGCCCAGGCCATCCTGCTCGACGCCCATGTCGAAGGTTATGGCGGAGGCGGCAAGGCATTCGATTGGTCACTTCTTCCACCCGCCGTCGACGCTCACCTCGTCTTGAGTGGTGGGCTCACACCTGCAAACGTGAGCGATGGCATTCGCATTCTGCGGACGCGCTGCAAGACGCTGTCCGTTGATGTGAGCTCGGGCGTCGAAATCGACGGCCCGGGAAACAAGGGCCTGAAGGACGCCGAAAAGATCCGGCAATTCGTCGCCGCCGTGAGAGCGGCTGACGCCTCGTCCTTCTCCAGTTAG
- the accD gene encoding acetyl-CoA carboxylase, carboxyltransferase subunit beta, with translation MSWLEKLLPAKIAQTDPSERRQVPEGLWIKCPACETVLYKTDLEHNQNVCPSCSHHHRIGARARLDAFLDAEGRYELGQEVLPVDALKFKDSRRYPERLKEALENTGETDALVVMGGSVHSISVVVACFEFEFMGGSMGSVVGERFVRGVETAIEQKVPFICFTATGGARMQEGLLSLMQMAKTNAALTRLAKKGLPYISVLTDPTMGGVSAGFAFVGDVVIAEPKALIGFAGPRVIESTVRVTLPEGFQRAEFLQTKGAIDFISDRRELRKTIASTLAMLLRQPADAVI, from the coding sequence ATGAGCTGGCTTGAAAAACTGCTACCCGCCAAGATCGCACAAACCGACCCGTCGGAGCGCCGCCAGGTGCCCGAGGGCCTGTGGATCAAATGCCCCGCCTGCGAGACGGTTCTCTACAAGACCGATCTCGAGCACAACCAGAATGTCTGCCCGAGCTGCAGCCACCACCATCGCATCGGCGCCCGCGCACGGCTCGACGCCTTCCTCGACGCCGAAGGCCGCTACGAACTCGGCCAGGAAGTGCTCCCCGTCGACGCGCTGAAGTTCAAGGACAGCCGCCGGTACCCCGAGCGGCTCAAGGAAGCGCTCGAGAACACCGGCGAAACCGACGCGCTGGTCGTCATGGGCGGCTCGGTCCACAGCATCAGCGTGGTCGTGGCCTGCTTCGAATTCGAATTCATGGGCGGCAGCATGGGCAGCGTGGTCGGCGAGCGCTTCGTGCGCGGCGTCGAAACGGCCATCGAACAGAAGGTGCCGTTCATCTGCTTTACCGCCACCGGCGGCGCACGCATGCAGGAAGGCCTGCTGTCGCTGATGCAAATGGCCAAGACCAACGCGGCGCTCACGCGCCTTGCGAAGAAGGGGCTGCCCTACATCAGCGTGCTGACCGACCCCACCATGGGCGGCGTTTCGGCCGGCTTCGCCTTCGTGGGCGACGTGGTCATTGCGGAGCCCAAGGCGCTCATCGGCTTTGCCGGCCCGCGGGTGATCGAATCGACCGTGCGCGTGACGCTCCCTGAAGGCTTCCAGCGCGCGGAGTTCCTGCAGACCAAGGGCGCCATCGACTTCATCAGCGACCGCCGCGAGCTGCGCAAGACTATTGCGAGCACGTTGGCCATGCTGCTGCGTCAGCCCGCCGACGCAGTCATCTGA
- a CDS encoding YggT family protein, whose product MLYQIPSFLLDVIVGLLGGACLLRLYMQYHRVPFGNPLGRFVFAITDWIVLPLRRIVPSVKRWDLASAIAAWLLVIVKFLLLWLLIGNLGRIAALPLVSLVGLMQLAVSGLTALLVVYAVLSWIPGASPMLLDLISRLAEPLVRPFRRFIPLIGGVDLSPLAAIVVLQVIAIVLGNLLVWAYRLG is encoded by the coding sequence ATGCTCTACCAGATCCCCTCGTTTCTTCTCGACGTGATCGTCGGCCTGCTCGGCGGCGCCTGCCTGCTGCGCCTTTACATGCAGTACCACCGGGTGCCGTTCGGCAATCCGCTCGGGCGCTTCGTGTTTGCGATTACCGACTGGATCGTGCTGCCGCTGCGCCGCATCGTGCCGTCGGTCAAGCGCTGGGACCTGGCGAGCGCCATCGCGGCGTGGCTGCTGGTGATCGTGAAGTTCCTGCTGCTGTGGCTGCTGATCGGCAACCTCGGGCGAATCGCGGCCTTGCCGCTGGTGTCGCTGGTGGGGCTGATGCAGCTCGCGGTGTCGGGCCTTACCGCGCTGCTGGTGGTCTATGCCGTGCTGTCGTGGATACCGGGCGCCTCGCCGATGTTGCTCGACCTCATCTCGCGGTTGGCCGAGCCGCTGGTGCGGCCCTTCCGGCGCTTCATTCCGCTGATTGGCGGCGTGGACCTGTCGCCCCTGGCCGCGATCGTGGTGCTGCAGGTGATTGCCATCGTGCTGGGCAACCTGCTGGTGTGGGCCTACCGGCTGGGCTGA
- the lysS gene encoding lysine--tRNA ligase encodes MSDHLIPSIPTPAAAPASAPAVDDNQLIAERREKLKLMRTAQAEGKGVAFPNDFKPVHRAAALIEAHGATEAEALEAQAVSVSVAGRMMLKRVMGKASFATLQDATSRIQLYVTRDAVGEEAYAEFKRWDLGDIVGAEGTLMKTKTGELSVKVTRLRLLTKSLRPLPDKFHGMADQEQKYRQRYVDLITDESARVRFTARSKAVSALREFMVANDFLEVETPMLHPIPGGANAKPFKTHHNALDQEMFLRIAPELYLKRLIVGGFERVFEINRSYRNEGISVRHNPEFTMMEFYAAYWNYRDLMDFTETLIRTIADKAVGTQQLTYQGKPVDLTQPFERLTIREAILKYTDAGTGVDDSAWLINALRKIGLSEEKDKLSQRSLASLQVMYFEETVEEKLWQPTFIMEHPTEISPLARANDERPEVTERFELYITGREFGNGFSELNDAEDQAARFNAQVAAKDSGDDEAMYYDHDYVRALEYGMPPTGGCGIGIDRLMMLLTDSPSIRDVILFPALRRES; translated from the coding sequence ATGTCCGACCACCTGATCCCTTCCATTCCCACGCCCGCTGCGGCACCAGCTTCCGCACCCGCCGTCGACGACAACCAGCTCATCGCCGAACGCCGCGAAAAGCTCAAGCTGATGCGCACCGCGCAGGCCGAAGGCAAGGGCGTGGCGTTTCCGAACGACTTCAAGCCGGTCCATCGTGCGGCTGCGCTGATCGAGGCGCACGGCGCCACCGAGGCCGAAGCGCTCGAAGCGCAGGCTGTCTCCGTGAGCGTGGCGGGCCGCATGATGCTCAAGCGCGTGATGGGCAAGGCCAGCTTTGCGACGCTGCAGGACGCCACGAGCCGCATCCAGCTCTACGTGACGCGCGACGCCGTCGGCGAAGAGGCGTACGCCGAGTTCAAGCGCTGGGACCTGGGCGACATCGTCGGTGCCGAAGGCACGCTGATGAAGACCAAGACCGGCGAGCTGTCGGTCAAGGTGACCAGGCTGCGCCTGCTCACCAAGAGCCTGCGTCCGCTGCCCGACAAGTTCCACGGCATGGCCGACCAGGAGCAGAAATACCGCCAGCGCTACGTCGACCTGATCACCGACGAATCCGCACGCGTACGCTTCACCGCTCGCAGCAAGGCCGTGAGCGCGCTGCGCGAGTTCATGGTGGCCAACGACTTCCTCGAAGTCGAAACGCCCATGCTGCACCCAATTCCGGGCGGCGCCAACGCCAAGCCGTTCAAGACGCACCACAACGCGCTCGACCAGGAGATGTTCCTGCGCATCGCGCCCGAGCTGTACCTCAAGCGCCTGATCGTCGGCGGCTTCGAGCGCGTGTTCGAAATCAACCGGAGCTACCGCAACGAGGGCATCTCGGTGCGGCACAACCCCGAGTTCACCATGATGGAGTTCTACGCGGCCTACTGGAACTACCGCGACCTGATGGACTTCACCGAAACGCTGATCCGCACCATTGCCGACAAGGCCGTGGGCACGCAACAGCTCACCTACCAAGGCAAGCCGGTCGACCTGACGCAGCCCTTCGAGCGCCTGACGATCCGCGAGGCCATCCTCAAGTACACGGACGCCGGTACCGGCGTCGATGACAGCGCCTGGCTCATCAACGCCCTGCGCAAGATCGGCCTGAGCGAAGAAAAAGACAAGCTCTCGCAGCGCAGCCTTGCCAGCCTGCAGGTGATGTACTTCGAAGAGACGGTGGAAGAGAAGCTCTGGCAGCCGACCTTCATCATGGAGCACCCGACCGAGATCTCGCCGCTGGCGCGCGCGAACGATGAGCGGCCCGAGGTCACCGAGCGCTTCGAGCTCTACATTACCGGCCGCGAGTTCGGCAACGGCTTCAGCGAGCTCAACGACGCCGAAGACCAGGCCGCGCGCTTCAACGCGCAAGTGGCCGCCAAGGACAGCGGCGACGACGAAGCCATGTACTACGACCACGACTACGTTCGCGCGCTCGAATACGGCATGCCGCCCACCGGCGGCTGCGGCATCGGCATCGACCGGTTGATGATGCTGCTGACGGATTCGCCCAGCATCCGCGACGTGATCCTGTTCCCGGCGCTGCGCAGGGAATCTTGA
- the truA gene encoding tRNA pseudouridine(38-40) synthase TruA, with the protein MRLALGIRYNGQAYEGWQSQRSGRTVQDKLEAALGKFAAQPIGTLCAGRTDAGVHALMQVVHFDTDVEREPFSWMRGTNRYLPDDIAVQWAHPVPDEFHCRASALARRYLYVLSQSPVRPSLDSGRVGWSMHALDGDAMRAAAALLVGKHDFSSFRASACQARSPVKDLRRIEITRHGTGDRCRWHFEFEADAFLHHMIRNLMGCLVRIGRGDERPEWITEVLEARSRKVAAPTFSADGLYFLGPLYDAKWGLPAEATLQAGGAPYDGPP; encoded by the coding sequence GTGAGGCTGGCGCTAGGCATCCGCTACAACGGCCAGGCATACGAGGGCTGGCAGAGCCAGCGCTCGGGCCGCACGGTTCAGGACAAGCTGGAAGCGGCGCTCGGCAAATTTGCCGCACAGCCCATTGGCACGCTGTGCGCCGGCCGCACCGACGCCGGCGTGCACGCGTTGATGCAGGTGGTGCACTTCGACACCGACGTCGAACGTGAGCCCTTCTCGTGGATGCGCGGCACCAACCGCTACCTGCCCGACGACATTGCCGTGCAGTGGGCGCATCCGGTGCCCGACGAATTCCATTGCCGCGCCAGCGCCCTGGCCCGCCGCTACCTTTACGTACTCTCGCAGTCGCCCGTGCGGCCCAGCCTGGATTCGGGCCGGGTCGGCTGGTCGATGCATGCGCTCGACGGCGACGCCATGCGCGCGGCGGCCGCTCTTCTGGTGGGCAAGCACGACTTCAGCTCGTTTCGCGCCTCGGCGTGCCAGGCGCGCTCGCCGGTGAAGGACCTGCGGCGCATCGAGATCACGCGCCATGGCACAGGCGACCGCTGCCGCTGGCACTTCGAATTCGAGGCCGATGCCTTCCTGCACCACATGATCCGCAACCTGATGGGCTGCCTGGTGCGCATCGGCCGCGGCGACGAGCGGCCCGAATGGATCACGGAAGTGCTCGAGGCGCGCAGCCGCAAGGTGGCGGCGCCCACCTTCTCCGCCGACGGTCTGTACTTTCTGGGGCCTTTGTACGACGCCAAGTGGGGTCTGCCGGCCGAGGCCACACTGCAGGCCGGCGGTGCTCCGTATGATGGGCCGCCATGA
- the trpB gene encoding tryptophan synthase subunit beta, whose translation MQSQFQDYQQPDATGHFGTYGGTFASETLTHAINELRDAYARFKDDPAFLAEFHYELKHFVGRPSPIYHAARTSHEMGGAQIYLKREDLNHTGAHKINNVIGQAMLARRMGKPRVIAETGAGQHGVATATICARYGLECVVYMGSQDVKRQSPNVYRMNLLGATVVPVESGSKTLKDALNEAMRDWVTNVENTFYIIGTVAGPHPYPTMVRDFQSVIGTECIEQMPAMLAADGITGEAEGKQPDVVIACVGGGSNAIGIFHPYIPFAGTRLIGVEAAGEGLDSGKHAASILRGSPGVLHGNRTYLLQNEDGQITETHSISAGLDYPGVGPEHAHLADIGRAEYVGVTDTEALEAFHYLCRTEGIIPALESSHAVAYAMKLAKTMRPDQSILINLSGRGDKDIGTVADLSGVDFYDRPSMRGLSVKGGK comes from the coding sequence ATGCAAAGCCAATTCCAGGACTACCAGCAACCCGACGCCACCGGCCATTTCGGCACCTACGGCGGCACCTTCGCGAGCGAAACGCTCACCCACGCGATCAACGAACTGCGCGATGCGTACGCCAGGTTCAAGGACGATCCGGCGTTTCTGGCCGAATTCCACTACGAGCTGAAGCACTTCGTCGGCCGGCCATCCCCCATCTATCACGCCGCCCGCACGAGCCATGAAATGGGCGGTGCGCAGATCTACCTGAAGCGCGAAGACCTCAACCACACCGGCGCGCACAAGATCAACAACGTGATCGGCCAGGCGATGCTCGCGCGACGCATGGGCAAGCCCCGCGTCATCGCCGAAACCGGCGCCGGCCAGCACGGCGTGGCCACGGCCACCATCTGCGCGCGCTACGGGCTCGAATGCGTGGTCTACATGGGCAGCCAGGACGTGAAGCGCCAGAGCCCCAATGTCTACCGCATGAACCTGCTCGGCGCCACCGTGGTGCCGGTGGAGTCGGGCAGCAAGACGCTGAAAGACGCGCTCAACGAAGCGATGCGCGACTGGGTGACGAACGTGGAGAACACGTTCTACATCATCGGCACCGTGGCCGGACCGCACCCCTACCCGACGATGGTGCGCGACTTCCAGAGCGTGATCGGCACCGAATGCATCGAGCAGATGCCCGCCATGCTCGCGGCCGACGGCATTACCGGAGAGGCCGAGGGCAAGCAGCCCGACGTGGTGATCGCCTGCGTGGGCGGCGGCAGCAATGCGATCGGCATCTTCCACCCCTACATTCCGTTTGCCGGCACCCGGCTCATCGGCGTCGAAGCCGCCGGCGAAGGCCTGGACAGCGGCAAGCACGCCGCATCGATCCTGCGCGGCAGCCCGGGCGTGCTGCACGGCAACCGCACCTACCTGCTGCAGAACGAAGACGGCCAGATCACCGAAACCCACAGCATCAGCGCCGGGCTGGACTACCCGGGCGTAGGACCTGAGCATGCGCACCTGGCCGACATCGGCCGCGCGGAATACGTCGGCGTCACCGACACCGAAGCGCTCGAAGCCTTTCACTACCTGTGCCGCACCGAAGGCATCATTCCGGCCCTCGAATCGAGCCACGCCGTGGCCTACGCCATGAAGCTCGCCAAGACCATGCGGCCGGACCAGTCGATCCTGATCAACCTCTCGGGACGCGGCGACAAGGACATCGGCACCGTGGCCGACCTCTCCGGCGTCGACTTCTACGATCGGCCCTCGATGCGCGGCCTGAGCGTGAAGGGAGGCAAATAA
- a CDS encoding LON peptidase substrate-binding domain-containing protein, which produces MTTQPLLHSLPLFPLGTVLFPGGVLPLRIFEVRYLDMVGKCRKADAPFGVVSLTSGSEVRKAGADAESFAAIGTLAVIREFESPQSGLLQIECVGTQRFRVRRTELQKYGLWVAEVEAVIADAAIEIPDDLQHTATALRRLVDTLEERRRAQGTEAVRLPMGEPYQFNDCGWVANRWCELVPMQLELRQRLMELESPLMRLELVSDLLARAGITE; this is translated from the coding sequence ATGACGACACAGCCCCTTCTGCATTCACTGCCATTGTTCCCGCTCGGTACGGTTCTCTTTCCGGGCGGCGTGCTTCCGCTGCGTATTTTCGAGGTACGTTATCTCGACATGGTGGGCAAATGCCGCAAGGCCGATGCACCTTTCGGCGTGGTCAGCCTCACAAGCGGCAGCGAAGTGCGCAAGGCAGGTGCCGACGCCGAAAGCTTTGCCGCCATCGGCACGCTGGCCGTCATTCGCGAGTTCGAATCACCGCAAAGCGGCCTGCTCCAGATCGAATGCGTCGGCACCCAGCGATTCCGGGTCCGCCGTACCGAGCTGCAGAAATACGGCTTGTGGGTGGCTGAAGTCGAAGCAGTGATTGCAGACGCCGCCATCGAAATTCCGGACGACCTGCAGCACACCGCCACGGCGCTGCGGCGCCTCGTCGACACGCTCGAAGAACGCCGCCGCGCGCAGGGCACCGAGGCCGTGCGCCTGCCCATGGGCGAGCCCTACCAGTTCAACGACTGCGGCTGGGTTGCCAACCGCTGGTGCGAACTGGTGCCCATGCAACTCGAACTGCGGCAACGGCTCATGGAACTCGAGAGCCCGCTGATGCGGCTCGAACTGGTCAGCGATCTGCTCGCGCGTGCGGGCATCACTGAATAG
- a CDS encoding FimV/HubP family polar landmark protein — protein MAVALGVSSTDASAFALGQLKVQSALGEPLRAEIDVTEMAAAEADSLKINVASADAFKNAGVPYNAALSDVKATLQRRAGGQYVVRLTGTRPLNDPFIDLLLEANGSSGRMVRDYTVLLDPPVTRQAAPSAPISPSTPQIGTTPAERAARARRERAPVAPVAPVTAPPAAAPATSAAPAPSAAAPIRPTSGEQVTVQRGDTAGKIAGAHKSADVSLDQMLVALLLSNPDAFIGGNVNRIKAGAVLDLPSAAEASAILPAEAKRTITAQSRDFGAYRQRLAENAPTANVAAAGRNASGKVQANVEDRNATASAPDKLTISQGSAAARAADEKVAQARQAQDSNNRVAELSKNINELAKLKAATGSAAPAAGAAPAAATPGIPVPNPGVAATAAATPAPAAAAAPAAPAAPAAAPAAPVAAPAAAPATASAPAEASAPVAAATPAATPTAAAPDANASAETMPGAPAPAASAAAPAPTPKPVVKAAPPPPPVERSFLDELMENPLMLAGAALIALLIGFLLYRVLGRRREEMSESVFLESRIPKDSFFGASGGESVDTKHRGDSTVSSLSYSPSQLDAGDVDPVAEADVYLAYGRDLQAEEILREALRVNPDRTAIHLKLLEIHAKRRDVRAYEGLATEVHKLTNGTGSDWNRVVEMGKDLDPGNPLYESGTARGGVSPAESAAFAGALATAAKPAAATPPAAAPAPVAAAVAAPAFVPSVAPLDFDLDLSQPAALAPSPAPVSASLPKTAYAPATAAPLSNGHAHSPAPVDLENDFDTAPGALAPIGRPAGLNDADDNTRPATLRSGGNLPADSGFIEFDMSALAGLPARPVAGTAEATRPAAAMPQDDGDDSPHAVKLSLARELQAIGDVEGARSLVEEVEAESAGDLKSQARQLLAELR, from the coding sequence ATGGCGGTGGCCTTGGGCGTTTCGAGCACCGATGCGAGCGCTTTTGCACTGGGCCAACTGAAGGTGCAATCGGCACTGGGCGAGCCCCTTCGCGCTGAAATCGACGTCACCGAGATGGCGGCCGCGGAAGCGGACAGCCTGAAGATCAACGTTGCCAGCGCCGACGCCTTCAAGAACGCGGGCGTTCCGTACAACGCGGCCCTGAGCGACGTGAAGGCGACGCTGCAGCGCCGCGCCGGCGGCCAGTACGTGGTGCGTCTGACGGGCACCCGTCCGCTCAACGACCCTTTCATCGACCTGTTGCTCGAAGCCAATGGCTCGTCGGGCCGCATGGTGCGCGACTACACCGTGCTGCTCGACCCGCCGGTGACGCGCCAGGCAGCGCCAAGCGCGCCGATTTCTCCTTCTACGCCGCAGATCGGCACGACCCCGGCTGAGCGTGCAGCCCGCGCACGCCGCGAGCGCGCACCTGTCGCACCTGTCGCGCCCGTCACCGCACCGCCGGCCGCCGCACCTGCTACGTCGGCTGCCCCAGCCCCCAGCGCCGCGGCGCCGATTCGTCCGACAAGCGGCGAACAGGTCACGGTGCAGCGCGGCGACACCGCCGGCAAGATCGCCGGAGCCCACAAGTCGGCCGACGTCTCGCTCGACCAGATGCTGGTGGCGCTACTGCTTTCCAATCCCGATGCTTTCATCGGCGGCAACGTCAACCGCATCAAGGCCGGCGCTGTGCTCGACCTGCCGAGCGCAGCCGAGGCCAGTGCCATTCTTCCCGCGGAAGCGAAGCGCACCATCACCGCGCAAAGCCGTGACTTCGGCGCCTACCGCCAGCGCCTGGCAGAGAACGCGCCCACGGCGAACGTGGCCGCTGCTGGCCGCAATGCCTCGGGCAAGGTGCAAGCCAATGTCGAAGACCGCAACGCCACTGCAAGCGCACCCGACAAGCTGACGATCTCCCAAGGCAGCGCGGCTGCCCGCGCGGCCGACGAGAAGGTCGCGCAGGCACGGCAGGCGCAGGACAGCAACAACCGCGTTGCGGAGCTTTCCAAGAACATCAACGAACTGGCCAAGCTCAAGGCGGCCACCGGTTCGGCTGCTCCCGCCGCGGGCGCAGCACCGGCAGCGGCAACCCCCGGCATTCCAGTTCCGAATCCGGGCGTAGCCGCCACGGCAGCGGCCACCCCAGCACCCGCTGCGGCTGCGGCCCCCGCCGCTCCCGCGGCTCCGGCTGCAGCGCCTGCTGCTCCAGTTGCAGCGCCTGCCGCGGCACCGGCCACTGCGTCGGCCCCGGCAGAAGCTTCCGCGCCCGTCGCGGCAGCAACGCCCGCCGCCACTCCCACTGCCGCAGCCCCTGACGCCAACGCGTCGGCTGAAACCATGCCGGGCGCTCCCGCCCCGGCCGCCAGCGCAGCCGCCCCCGCGCCGACGCCCAAGCCGGTCGTCAAAGCCGCCCCGCCGCCGCCCCCGGTCGAGCGCAGCTTCCTCGATGAGTTGATGGAGAACCCGCTGATGCTGGCCGGTGCGGCGCTGATCGCACTGCTGATCGGCTTCCTGCTCTACCGTGTGCTGGGCCGCCGGCGTGAGGAAATGAGCGAAAGCGTGTTCCTCGAAAGCCGCATCCCCAAAGACTCGTTCTTCGGCGCCAGCGGCGGCGAATCGGTCGACACCAAGCACCGCGGCGATTCCACGGTTTCGTCGCTGTCGTACTCGCCGAGCCAACTTGACGCGGGCGATGTCGACCCCGTGGCCGAAGCCGACGTGTACCTTGCCTATGGCCGCGACCTGCAGGCCGAGGAAATCCTCCGCGAGGCGCTGCGCGTCAATCCGGACCGCACGGCCATTCACCTCAAGCTGCTCGAAATCCACGCCAAGCGCCGCGACGTCCGAGCCTATGAAGGCCTGGCGACCGAAGTGCACAAGCTGACCAACGGCACCGGCTCCGACTGGAACCGCGTGGTCGAAATGGGCAAGGACCTGGATCCGGGCAATCCGCTGTACGAGTCGGGCACGGCCCGGGGTGGCGTGAGCCCGGCCGAAAGCGCTGCATTCGCCGGCGCCCTGGCCACGGCGGCCAAGCCTGCTGCCGCAACGCCTCCGGCCGCAGCGCCCGCTCCTGTGGCAGCTGCTGTCGCCGCGCCGGCCTTCGTGCCGTCCGTCGCACCGCTGGACTTCGACCTGGACCTGAGCCAGCCGGCGGCACTCGCACCGAGCCCCGCTCCGGTGAGCGCCAGCCTGCCGAAGACGGCCTACGCCCCCGCCACGGCCGCCCCGCTGTCCAACGGCCATGCGCATTCACCGGCACCGGTCGACCTGGAAAACGACTTCGACACCGCTCCTGGCGCGCTGGCTCCGATCGGCCGTCCCGCGGGACTGAATGACGCCGACGACAATACCCGCCCGGCGACGCTGCGCAGCGGCGGCAATCTTCCCGCGGATTCGGGCTTCATCGAATTCGACATGAGCGCATTGGCCGGTCTTCCCGCCCGCCCGGTGGCCGGCACCGCCGAAGCAACGCGCCCCGCTGCAGCCATGCCCCAGGACGACGGCGACGACAGCCCCCACGCGGTCAAGCTGTCGCTGGCCCGCGAGCTGCAAGCCATCGGCGACGTCGAAGGCGCGCGCTCGCTGGTGGAGGAAGTCGAAGCCGAAAGCGCCGGCGACCTCAAGTCGCAAGCAAGGCAATTGCTCGCCGAGCTGCGCTGA
- the trpA gene encoding tryptophan synthase subunit alpha, which translates to MSRIAATFDALKKDGRRALIPYVTAGFPFADITPELMHGMVGAGADVIELGVPFSDPMADGPVIQKAGEAALALGVGMKQVLAIVTAFRQKDTTTPVVLMGYANPVERYDLVHGKKAFIRDASAAGVDGLLVVDYPPEECEDFAADLKAANIDLIFLLAPTSTNERMAQVARIASGYVYYVSLKGVTGAGHLDTEAVGQMIPRIREHVNIPVGVGFGIRDARTAQAVGSAADAVVIGTKIIQLIDGQPREKVVPTVREFLAGIREALDALPAATPKNAAGR; encoded by the coding sequence ATGAGCCGCATTGCCGCCACCTTCGACGCGCTGAAAAAAGACGGCCGCCGCGCGCTCATTCCTTACGTTACCGCCGGCTTTCCCTTTGCCGACATCACGCCCGAGCTGATGCACGGCATGGTGGGAGCCGGTGCCGACGTGATCGAGCTCGGCGTGCCGTTTTCCGACCCCATGGCTGACGGCCCGGTGATCCAGAAAGCCGGTGAGGCCGCGCTGGCGCTGGGCGTCGGCATGAAGCAGGTGCTCGCCATCGTCACCGCCTTCCGGCAGAAGGACACGACCACACCCGTGGTGCTGATGGGTTACGCCAATCCGGTCGAGCGCTATGACCTCGTGCATGGCAAGAAGGCGTTCATCCGCGATGCATCGGCGGCTGGCGTCGACGGCCTGCTGGTGGTCGACTACCCGCCCGAGGAATGCGAAGACTTCGCCGCCGACCTCAAGGCCGCGAACATCGACCTGATCTTTCTGCTGGCCCCCACCAGCACCAACGAACGGATGGCGCAGGTCGCGCGCATTGCGAGCGGCTACGTCTACTACGTCTCGCTCAAGGGCGTGACGGGCGCCGGCCACCTCGACACCGAGGCTGTCGGCCAGATGATCCCGCGCATCCGCGAGCATGTGAACATTCCTGTCGGCGTGGGCTTCGGCATTCGCGATGCACGCACGGCCCAAGCCGTGGGATCGGCGGCCGATGCGGTCGTGATCGGCACCAAGATCATCCAGCTGATCGACGGACAGCCGCGCGAAAAGGTCGTGCCCACCGTGCGTGAATTTCTCGCCGGTATCCGCGAGGCGCTCGACGCCCTGCCCGCAGCTACCCCCAAGAACGCGGCTGGCAGATAA